The genomic DNA TGGTGGGTAGCTGGATATACAGCGCATGTGCCATTTGCTCCTTATGTTTTATCACAACATGATTTTAATAAAGTGGGCTTTGCGAGCGTTAAAGCGATGTATCTGAGCAATAATTATTGAAATGTCAAACTAATGATTTGTCTAAAACTTGATCTCTCATCAGTATTGTCGGAAAACGCGAACTCCATGCATGCGCAGAAAGCTGGTATCAGACAAAATGCGACAAGTAACCCACGTTTTTGTtgttagtttgtgtgtgtgtgttcgttttattttgttttgttttgaggggGAGGTTTATTGATActtaaatgaacaaaatatggCGAGGGCAGCTAGTATCCGAAACCTAAAATGGCACATCAGAGCTAAGAAAAGCGAAGCTTGGATCTATTAGGTCAACTAcgagcaataataataacaaaaattatATCGATGATTCTGGTCCTGTCATGTACAAGTCTCATGCTTAGTCAGTGCATAGAGCGTTCAACCAAAAGGCCTTGTCCTTGTTATTACAATGACATCGCCAAGTTTCTATATATTGCTACTGGCATTGGCCAAGTGAGATATATCCAAGTCCAAATGTCTGCACTCGGACCCCGATCTTGTTGTGTCCAAAGACTTATTCAATTTTCCACAACGCTTCTATACCTTATACTCGAACTGCCGTAACGAGGATTCAATCACAATAAATGTAACCATTCTGCCGTTTTCTGACTGATCTTatttaaaaaccaaaaaccacCCCAACCTACCATTGAAAAGAAATCTTTACGCTGTTATTCCTGAATGCAGATTATGATTATAGCTTTAAGTTTTGGACTTCGGTATTGTGCAGTTTAGACTGCTTTCCGGAGGATATGCATggacaaaaaagacaaaactgacctttttttttaagaagactTACGAAACTATATTCCTTACAAGCAAAGAAAGTCCTTGATAGCAAAACACacgtataaaaataaaaactaaaacTTTGACACACAAAGCGTATACAATTCAGAGTAGTATGACGGGCAAATAGTAGTAACCTCATAATCTCGCGTTTATTATTGCTCTCGAAATGTATTTGAAGCTGAGATTATCATCTGTCCACAATGGCAATGCATCTTCAAGAATTTTTATAGGATGTTTTAAGACATCGACTCTGATTCTCTGGGAACAAAAAAAGAGCacaagatgtgtgtgtgtgttatttctaAGTCTTGTTACAATAAGATCATGGCTTTTACTGCAAACGTTACATTTCAGTCCCTTACGTCGTTGTAAAGTTCACGGATCTTCATCAGCCGCAATGAATAAACCATTAACCTAACGGGTTCTGGTCGATCGAAGTAGAAATTGTACCTCATATAAATCGATtgtgcatttattttttattttcacagacGTTTTGCAAGCAATAATGTCTGACTCGATATATTATTCTTACACTCAATGTGGACTTTCGGGGTGAATTAAATAAGGTTAAAGTGATTCATACATATACCGATACAAAATTTGTATGATTCATCGAGATCTTTGCACAGCGTTAGGGTTTATAAAATCATAACTCTTCTGCTCTtcgacggaaaaaaaaaatcatactccTAGTTATGTAGATTGATTTGTGATTAAGGATTGATGCTGCGTCTATCACTTGTTGATTAATGTGTATACCCACGCTCCCCTAATTCCGTCTTCAATGAAGTTACGACAGTTTAATCATTAAATGTTGTTCTTTAATTACACCATGTTTGCTGAAAAAGGTTAGTAACGTTCCTTCAATTTGTTCCTTTTCCCCCAACCCTCTCTTGCTACTTGCAGGCCGTGAAAGCTGTGACCTATTACCGCATGTACCAGCAGGTCGCCAAGTGAGACGGGCGAGGTTCTCATGAGCAACGTATTTGAGCAATTACGGTACCCGCCATCTTGGATATGCCATGTCTAACAAGAAGGGCAGGAGTAATCCTCATGAATAAAAAACACGTTTCCCGCCTCCTAAACTCTTGTCTGTACGCTGTGGCCCAGCGGGATGCTCTTAGTGAATGCAATTTGTTTCTGCCGGTCGACATGATCAGGTGAACAAGAGGCGCGTTAAGTACTTCGTGTTCTCTTGCTGCGTTCTTAACGCGTCTTGCCTCGCGGCCACGGAGCAAGCTTCCCCACCCTCCACAATCAGTCCATCACCCCCGCCTTCACGTCGCGACGGCATCGCCCTGCTCAGACTTTAACATGGTCCGTATTGGAAGCATATTAGTGGTAATCTAATTTTACCTTCTCTGATATCTATCAACACCTTCCTATGAGTCACAATAGCGGAGGTTCAATGAAAAGAATGTTGGCAATTTAGAGGGCGGCTTTTGATGCAAAATATAACGCAGTGGGAGAGAAACTACCAAGAGCGTTTCGACAGGTTTTATTGATAGATAATTCTGGCAAATATCTAAGGGACCTTTAAAAACAACGTATACAATGGAGAAAAGGAGCTTTTCATTACCAGATGATACTTCCCTAAGAAATGAGAAGAGATTTATGGAGGGTGTAGGTCTCTGTCGCTCATCAGAGGAGGAGCATATTCAGTGTATGTCCAGCAGTTCGTGCGAACTCCTGAAACGTGACGGCATAATGGAGCTTCCGCGTACGTCCCCAAACAGTCGACGCCGCGTGGTTGTATCCGACGTCATGCCTGCACAAAGACAAAGTAGTCGTGAACATTCTAACCACCACGTCAATGAGTTGCCCGAGTTGCGAGAGGAAGAGCCTCTCGGTGCTGACGGTGGCGTTATGCAAGAGCATGAACTGGAAGCAATCAATGCTCACCTACATCCACCTCCTGGTGTCGCTCGACGATCGCGACGAAGTTCGGCCCCGACGCTTCTCGAACCAATCCAGGAAGGTCTATTTGGGCGTGGTCGGAGAAACAGCACACCTTCAGTTATGCCTGTGACTCTTAAGCGTGATACATCGCTATCCCCTGCGCGTTGCAACGACTCTCCTCCGTCACGTTCTCCTCGTCTCCCGTCGAAGTTTGGCCAACCAATGTTTGGCATGATGCCGGAGGAGGACTTAGCAATTCGACTTCAGCGTCGTCGTCGTTCTGAGTCGGATCATGAGTTGGGAGGAATACAGGCACACACGCTCTATACCACTGAAAGTTTCTTCCCACAACCTCGTCGCAATAGCTTGGCGACATCTACGCTCAACGATATCGCGTCGCGCTTCGAACTCCTGGACACAAGAAGAAGAGTAGTGGAAGAAAGCGAAAACCGCGGACCCGCTATGCCTTACGCTGGTAACCATGGCGGCCTCAGGTGTGAGGGAGGGGCCCCACCCCCTATTAGTGTCACTGAAACTTACTGATCATTGCAACGGACACTTCGAGTCaatgtttgtataatatatttCTGGACTTACATGTAAAGAAGCAGGTGCTCTCAGTAACCCTCGCATTTACCAGCGACATCTGTAGACTTTTGATTATATCAAGCTACGTATGTACTAAATCCTTTTTGTGTGTTGGCTCAAAGGCAAACTTAGAGACCGAAATAAAAGGGTCTGTGGTAGTCTATAATCATTATATATCTTGTAAATAATCCAATCGGATTGCATGGTTAATCATTGTGCTTGCCATGGCTATATTGGATCGCCACCATTGCGAAgagaaaatgacgtcatgatgaTATACGTTCCACAGTGTCTCTTCACTACTCAGATTGGAATAATCTGAGGCTGTCATTCCAAGGCGataattataaaaaagaaaacggTTTCCCCATCGATATTTCCGTTGACATCAGAGCGGGAATAGTTTGGCAGAGGTTAAGTGACTCTATTCTTTAGAGTGTTGTCGAGGCTGTAAGTAGTGCTAAAATCATCTTTCAGAACAAATCGGATCACTAGTGGATTTAAAGAATTCAAAGCAAATCTACCAAGCTGTATCCACTGAGTTGGTGGTTTAACGTCTCTTCCTTTCCAAATGATTGGTTAACCTCGAGATCATTATCTCCAATTTCCTAAGCTTAGATCATATAGATTTCCATAAGTATTGAAGAAGTTCAGTGAACGTGCTCAAAGCTTATTCATCCATCATCCTAATTCACAAAAGAGGAGCAGATTGTAAGCATGTAGCATATGCGCGGTATAAACTTACAGAAATTGTCACAATTTTCGTTTCAGGCACTAATCATGATTCCTACGTTGCCTGGTGATTTTTGGACAGGGCAGAGATATCCAAGTGTCGCGCTTCGTTTTCTTCATGACATTAATCTGAAAGGTGTCTATTTTCAACTAATAGAGTTGGTGCCTCCTCGTGCTTGTAGACAACTCTTTACACCTTTGGGCGAGTTTTTAATGTGCTTTTCCGCAGAATCGCATGCACAATGAACGCCTACATCGGTGTCTTTGTGTTTAGAACGCCAACGATTTCACTCAGATGATTATGACAGAGATATTGATTTCAGCAGTTGTATCATGATTGTACAGTTATAGTTTAAGAGCATAATGTGATGTCATTACGCAATTTAAACCACGGTAACGAGACGAAGACAAATCAAGAGTTCCGCAATACAGGAGGAAATAATAGAAGAGTTTTTCGACAAAGCTCAGAAAGTCCTGATAAGATATTAATTTTTGTTATGGAGTTGATTCTTTATAGTCACAGAGTatgacccatttttttttaaacgtacGAAATGTCAAATCTTCTAATGATcgtaattgattttttttattttagtctgtacagttttgtgtttgtgtcatTATTGCTCTGCCATTGATTCCTTGGACTTTTTGTGTAAATAGTTATTGAATCATTCAAGAACCACGCCATGAGAACAATGCACAGCACGTATACCAGTGCTATGTTGCTATTTAAATATGACGCCATTTGCGCTGAAATAAGTTGGTAGAGCAAAACAATCAAGTGATGACAATTGATTATTTATTCACAACTCATGACAGGAAGAGTAAATAAGACATAGAAAGAACAAGCACATCTTTAAACGTAACCATCTTCATTTCGAGAAAGGCCGCTGTATATCGCTTCGCAAGACGGATAAAGCAAAGCCACATTGTTAAAGTTGATGAGAAGTATGTAAACCTATCGAATTCCCCTGTCTTGTTAATTGACATAACACACAATACAGGTTGCACAATAAGATATTACAGGGATGAGGGATATGATTAATACGCCCTAGTCGTCTAGAGTctgaaagaaaggaagagatgCTGAAACTATCTCTTGAGAGAGAACCTGTAATTCATGAAGAGTGAATGTTCATGCGAACCTTGCGTATCATTCAAAATCAAAGCTCAAACAAACATGATATCCAAGAGGCAGTTACTACGTAATTATCACCTGTGTTTATCCCCGATGTCATAGTGCAGTGGAAGAACGTCTCATATCCATGGAtattaaatgaaatttcattctcaCAATTGTTATTACAAGTTCTAATAAACTGATCACAAAGTAACTGAAACAAAAAAGTAAGCTGTTGTAAGACTCTTTCTTTGTTAACGTTTCGACATTGATACTCGGAAGTCATCATCGTGCGTATCATGCAGTTCGTGAAGAAAATATTGATGATCTAAAGTCAGTTTTACAGGGATGAGGCACAAGTTTGGTTAGGGATTATACTTGTCGAAAATTTCCAGTATAGTAAAGTGTTGACGACATGGTAGAATATAGTAGATCAATGGGATGGCTAATATCGATATTCCTGATGGTAAGTGATAGTGGGTGATGAAAGTGTAAAAAGACGAAAACACGCATTTAGCTCGCAGATACTGCATCTATTGCAGTTTAGTACctggaaaaaaaagggaaaaaaaaactcttttgtTCCGAAACGCAATGAGATGTATTTCCATTTGAGCCtaaaaatctgatttcattTCCACATGGGATAAGCCCCTGACAGGCAGCGTAACTTAATATCCCCCTCTCCTTTTGACCCTATGAAGAGCGATGCAATGCATGTGCACAACATGTTCAAAttatataatgtatgatatacatgatatacatattttcatatatttatgtatatatatatatatatatgtatatatatatatatatatatatatatatatatatatatatatatatcatatgaatAGAGTAAAGTCACACGAAGGTGTTAGATATTGCATGAGAATCGgacatggaaatggaaaaggaaaaatggcattttacagttaaaatacacacaaatttGAATTTCGAAGATGGGCGATGGTATCACTTCATACTATACAGTAATTGTCCGATGCAGCAATGCTAAATACACAAAAGCTTtatcaaaatatgttttgatCGATATCTTAACAACTGTAACCTCGTTACCCCAGAAAGCCAACGTGTTGGGTTAGTGCAAAGCTACATTGATTTGATTGGGATACATCTTATCCTTATTCAGTTCAtgtgattacaaaaaaaaaatcaataaaaataaagatcTTTTTATATATAGGTCAGTCGGACACGTGTCgtgtgatgacatcattacctCTGCACGGACTTATAATGGAAACGTAATTGTGACCAATTTCATTAATTCACGAAAACCCAGGAAACTTCCAAAAATTCTAGTTTCTAGTCTGATATATCTGTCTGATAATATTGCTTATAGCAGCCAAATTAAACGTGAAATCGCAGTTTTATGctgataataaaaatattttgacaaaatgcATTACTATAACTAATCGAAATATCTgcatatcatttctttttttttttatccagtcTCATCAAATCTCTCCTGGTTCTAGTTTCTAGTCTGATATATCTGTCTGATAATATTGCTTATAGCAGCCAAATTAAACGTGAAATCGCAGTTTTATGctgataataaaaatattttgacaaaatgcATTACTATAACTAATCGAAATATCTgcatatcatttcttttttttttaatccagtcTCATCAAATCTCTCCTGGTTCAGTTCAAATTGCTTTAAAAATCTTACTTCCGCTTTCAAATCTTTTGATTGATAATGTACATCTACCCGACGTTTATCATCTTCATTCCTTTCGTTAACATTATTCCTACAAACAATACGATCAGCATCATTCAGAATGAAATTCACAAGTTTCATTTTCTGTTGCCTATATCATATTTGAAAATGACGTTTTTATCAATGCCTAAATACTTGTCGTTTCTTTATAGTTACAAAAACTACATACATTTTGATTCAGAATTCTCCATTAAAACAAATCATCAAAGCTGGATGATGTTCAATGCAAACCCTCCTATCTTATCTTTGATTTGGTAACATTTATATTGTAACATTTTGTGCAAGTTGAAATTTTTAGGTAAATCTCTGATATTGCCAGGAGTACAAACAAATGGCtccttatttgtttttattaaaaatAATATGTAAAAGTGTTTATACCTGTTTTCTCAACACTAATTTTATCACCTGTTGACAACTCAATCTCATTAGATTCTTCTGTTTGTATTGGTACTGAGTTCTGTGTGTTgttatacatgttttgtttttgttttgtttttgttttttgttgtttttttttctggcaagaGGTAGGGGAATGCTTTTTCATGCTTGAATAACTTAAGTGAAGCAAGCAGTTGTTTGACTCAACACTATGCATAATGTCTTTCTACACTTCCATAACCTACTTCATTACAGAAGACCCTCTCTGTAGtccaaacttgaaaaaaaaaatatatttcatctgGTTCATGTTGTTCTCATACTTACCATTGCCGTTTCATCAAACAATTTCAAATCTTGTACATCTTTTACGTTAAACATATCTGTGTGCCCTAATTTAAACCATATGAAAATGAGGTCAATATCAAACGCacattttcttttgcatatttttataCATCTTTTTTTGTGTACAGTTAAATATCAAACACATAGGCGTACCACCATTTTTCTTGGTTTATGTTGAAGGGTAAGGAACTGCTGTAGctgcatgtatacattgtacagtacttCTCATTTTGACTAATGAGTTACATTTCCGTACAGTCAATTTTCTAATTTCCGTAAATCTAAACTTTTTTTCCGCACTTTATTTTCCGAAGTAAGGATTTCTACCTCTTTATAACATTTCCAAACATATAAGCCAAGACATTTCTTAGCATCCTCTATGAGACGTAAAACGTTGTGTTCCAGGCATCGATATCTGATATTTAATCTCAAAAATTTGGACTTCGACCAATTTTGGGACCTGCATTTTCGCCTAAAATTTCTACTTCCTTCATGACttgttttacaaaattaaaatcaaCGAAATATGTATTATCATCGGCATACTGAGTTTTTAATGAGTAACCTTAAACTCTAAAACATCTAATTCAGTTTGGTGTACTTGAATACCTTGAATTATcgtattttgtttaattttggcTGCTAGAAATTCTGCTACGATGAAAAAGGAATAAAGAAAGGGTAGACAATGGGTAACTTTTGCATTAATTTTGCATCTTCCTTGCTCAGTACATTGGATTGTAATTTGCCCATGCTGTCTTCGTTTGTCGCATGAAACTTAACATTGTCACCGCACTAGGATTACATGTTAAAAATGGTTTGGTATCTATTATACAGAGTGTGTGTCACAGAAACCAACCAGTAATCCAGTCGTGAGCATATTATATTGAGTGACATG from Diadema setosum chromosome 9, eeDiaSeto1, whole genome shotgun sequence includes the following:
- the LOC140233260 gene encoding uncharacterized protein gives rise to the protein MEKRSFSLPDDTSLRNEKRFMEGVGLCRSSEEEHIQCMSSSSCELLKRDGIMELPRTSPNSRRRVVVSDVMPAQRQSSREHSNHHVNELPELREEEPLGADGGVMQEHELEAINAHLHPPPGVARRSRRSSAPTLLEPIQEGLFGRGRRNSTPSVMPVTLKRDTSLSPARCNDSPPSRSPRLPSKFGQPMFGMMPEEDLAIRLQRRRRSESDHELGGIQAHTLYTTESFFPQPRRNSLATSTLNDIASRFELLDTRRRVVEESENRGPAMPYAGNHGGLRCEGGAPPPISVTETY